The proteins below are encoded in one region of Patescibacteria group bacterium:
- the rpmH gene encoding 50S ribosomal protein L34, whose product MVITYRPKRKKRKRAHGFRKRMKTKGGKRVVSKRRRKGRKKLTV is encoded by the coding sequence ATGGTAATTACTTATCGGCCAAAAAGAAAAAAAAGAAAAAGAGCCCATGGATTTAGAAAGAGAATGAAAACTAAGGGAGGGAAAAGAGTTGTGTCTAAAAGAAGGAGGAAAGGAAGAAAGAAACTTACAGTTTAA
- the dnaA gene encoding chromosomal replication initiator protein DnaA, translated as MTNEELWQAVLAQIQLNISPANFVTWFKNTEILTKKENQIIVSVPNTFAKEWLESKYHKNIFKILHSLDEKVKEVRYIAGKVNLKVSKRSPLPLTRTEQLEFQEFKINGETSLNPRYTFENFVVGPFNELPQAAAWAITKKPGLVYNPLFIYGGVGLGKTHLLQAIGNEVVKNFPKKKVKYIPAERFTSGVVASIRNQKIANFKSKLRTIDILILDDVQFLAGKEKTQEEFFHTFNALYEKNNQIVLSSDRPPKAIPTLTERLRSRFEGGMIADIGYPDFETRIAILKAKAQERKIDFSTPVYEYIASNIQKNIRELEGALNRLAAYQKLNKQPPDLEITKSLLKSLIFSPKKVITPKKILRAVAEFYDLKEKDLLASSRKKEIVRPRQVAMYLLREELKSSYPFIGRKLGGKDHTTAIYAYEKILKELKKNENLGEEINLIKQRISS; from the coding sequence ATGACCAACGAAGAGCTCTGGCAAGCAGTCTTAGCCCAAATCCAGTTAAATATTTCTCCAGCTAATTTTGTTACTTGGTTTAAAAACACCGAAATTTTGACTAAAAAAGAAAACCAGATAATAGTTTCGGTACCCAATACCTTCGCTAAAGAATGGCTCGAAAGTAAATACCACAAAAATATTTTTAAAATTTTACATAGTTTAGATGAAAAGGTTAAAGAAGTCAGATATATTGCCGGGAAAGTTAATTTAAAGGTTTCAAAAAGAAGCCCTCTCCCTCTAACTAGAACTGAACAGCTTGAATTTCAAGAGTTTAAAATCAATGGGGAAACAAGTCTTAATCCACGATATACTTTTGAGAACTTCGTAGTCGGCCCTTTTAATGAATTACCTCAGGCGGCTGCCTGGGCAATAACAAAAAAACCCGGGCTTGTTTATAATCCTCTTTTTATTTATGGAGGCGTAGGTCTGGGCAAGACCCACTTACTCCAAGCAATTGGTAACGAAGTTGTTAAAAATTTCCCCAAAAAGAAAGTAAAATATATTCCAGCTGAAAGATTTACTTCCGGAGTAGTGGCTTCAATCAGAAACCAGAAGATTGCAAATTTTAAATCGAAATTAAGAACAATTGATATCTTAATTTTAGATGATGTCCAATTTTTAGCTGGAAAAGAAAAAACCCAGGAAGAGTTTTTTCACACCTTTAATGCTCTTTATGAAAAAAACAACCAAATTGTTCTTTCTTCCGATCGACCGCCAAAGGCTATCCCAACTTTAACTGAAAGACTGAGGTCGCGTTTTGAAGGAGGAATGATTGCCGACATTGGCTATCCTGATTTTGAAACTAGGATAGCGATTTTAAAAGCGAAAGCCCAAGAAAGAAAAATTGATTTTTCTACTCCTGTCTATGAATATATTGCTTCTAATATCCAAAAAAATATCAGAGAATTAGAAGGAGCTTTAAATAGATTGGCGGCCTATCAAAAACTCAATAAGCAACCTCCTGATTTGGAAATTACTAAGTCTCTCCTAAAAAGCTTAATTTTTTCCCCGAAAAAAGTTATTACTCCCAAAAAAATCCTTCGAGCAGTGGCTGAGTTTTATGACTTAAAAGAAAAAGACCTTTTAGCTTCTTCGAGAAAAAAAGAAATTGTCAGGCCAAGACAAGTAGCTATGTATCTATTAAGAGAAGAACTAAAAAGCTCCTATCCTTTTATTGGAAGAAAATTAGGGGGGAAGGATCACACTACCGCTATTTATGCTTATGAAAAAATTTTAAAGGAGCTAAAAAAGAATGAAAACCTAGGAGAGGAAATTAACTTAATAAAACAGCGGATTTCGAGTTAA
- the rnpA gene encoding ribonuclease P protein component — MLFKESRLKKSKDFEKVFRAGRGFKEDFLFLKIIKNNLNHSRFGFMVSKKLSKKATLRNKMKRRLRELVRMKLGKIKKGVDVVLVASPGLEKKDFWEIEEILNKIFEKASLIKN; from the coding sequence ATGCTGTTTAAAGAAAGTCGCCTAAAGAAAAGTAAGGACTTTGAAAAGGTTTTTAGGGCTGGCCGAGGCTTCAAAGAGGATTTTTTATTTTTAAAAATAATTAAAAATAATTTAAACCATAGCCGTTTTGGTTTTATGGTTTCCAAGAAACTTTCAAAAAAGGCAACTTTACGTAATAAAATGAAAAGGAGACTAAGAGAGTTAGTGAGAATGAAGTTGGGTAAAATTAAAAAAGGAGTCGACGTTGTTTTAGTGGCTAGCCCAGGCTTAGAAAAAAAAGATTTTTGGGAAATCGAAGAAATTTTGAATAAAATTTTTGAAAAGGCAAGCCTAATAAAAAACTAA
- a CDS encoding membrane protein insertase YidC gives MELLINIFNKILYQPLFNILVLLYQYLPGKDLGIAIIFLTLLTKALFYPLSKQSIKSQKALSNLQPKIQDIQKKYKDDKEKQALAMMELYQKEKINPFSGLLPLFLQIPILIALYRVFLRGFHPEEMLSLYNFIPHPGNISPLFLGILDLNKPSPILAIFTGVFQFFQSKMVAPKAKGKTDRFSQIFQKQILYFFPIFTIFILLKLPSAIGLYWLVVTIFSIIQQYFILKKRPA, from the coding sequence ATGGAATTACTTATTAATATTTTTAATAAAATTTTATATCAACCCTTATTCAATATCTTGGTTTTGCTATATCAATATTTACCCGGAAAAGATCTTGGGATAGCTATAATTTTTTTAACTCTCTTAACAAAAGCCCTATTTTATCCTTTGAGTAAACAGTCGATTAAATCCCAGAAAGCTCTAAGTAATCTTCAGCCAAAGATTCAAGACATTCAAAAAAAATACAAAGATGATAAAGAAAAACAGGCCTTAGCAATGATGGAACTTTATCAGAAAGAAAAAATTAATCCTTTTTCCGGACTTTTACCTCTATTTTTGCAAATACCAATTTTAATCGCTCTTTATCGAGTATTTTTGAGAGGATTTCATCCAGAAGAGATGCTTAGCCTTTATAACTTTATTCCTCATCCCGGAAATATTTCCCCTCTTTTTTTAGGAATTTTAGATCTTAATAAACCTTCGCCAATTTTGGCAATTTTTACTGGAGTCTTTCAATTTTTTCAATCAAAAATGGTGGCACCAAAGGCAAAAGGGAAAACAGATCGATTTTCCCAAATTTTCCAAAAGCAAATACTTTACTTTTTTCCAATTTTTACGATTTTCATTTTGTTAAAACTCCCTTCAGCTATTGGTCTTTATTGGTTAGTGGTAACAATCTTTTCAATAATCCAACAATATTTTATTTTAAAGAAACGTCCTGCTTAA
- the dnaN gene encoding DNA polymerase III subunit beta — protein sequence MNSNQLSLIILQEKLKNGLNVVGRVSPKSYTLPILNNILIQAEKNFLQLSTTDLEVGINWWSLAKIEKEGKITIPTKIISSFVNFLPNKPMKLEVKGSNLLIESENYKTQIKSFSADEFPIIPHISEEKKILVDNSAFCQGLETIVNFAQPSTARPEISGIYFSFEKELIKMVATDSFRLGEKKLFLEKPLSFSQKYSLILPQKAARELINVFGEKKGELKICLEPNQALFEIPMAETPHPQVQLVSRLIEGGYPDYQAIIPKKYKTQLFLPKNEFLNQVKLASLFSGKINEVKFKIEKKKEGIEIFSQDPDLGEHRSFLPGEINGEEVTVSFNHRFLIDGLLNIKSKDLIFELNGEDGPGALKPVGDQSYIYILMPIKAS from the coding sequence ATGAATAGTAATCAACTAAGTCTGATAATCTTACAAGAAAAACTTAAAAATGGATTAAATGTTGTAGGAAGAGTTTCTCCAAAATCTTATACTTTGCCAATTCTTAATAATATTCTAATCCAGGCAGAGAAGAACTTTTTACAACTATCAACCACTGATTTGGAAGTTGGTATAAATTGGTGGTCCTTAGCTAAAATAGAAAAAGAAGGCAAAATAACTATTCCAACAAAAATAATATCTTCTTTTGTCAATTTTCTCCCTAATAAACCGATGAAACTGGAAGTTAAAGGTTCCAATTTACTTATTGAATCGGAAAATTACAAGACTCAGATAAAAAGCTTTAGCGCCGATGAGTTCCCAATTATCCCGCATATATCAGAAGAGAAAAAAATTTTAGTTGATAATTCAGCTTTTTGCCAGGGCTTAGAAACAATTGTCAACTTTGCTCAACCTTCTACCGCCAGGCCAGAGATCTCTGGGATATATTTTTCCTTTGAGAAAGAGTTAATTAAAATGGTAGCGACTGATAGTTTTAGATTAGGAGAGAAAAAGCTTTTTTTAGAAAAACCTCTTTCGTTCTCCCAGAAATATTCTTTGATTCTTCCTCAGAAAGCAGCTAGGGAGTTAATTAATGTTTTTGGGGAAAAGAAAGGAGAACTTAAAATCTGTTTGGAACCTAATCAGGCTTTATTTGAAATTCCAATGGCAGAGACTCCTCATCCGCAGGTTCAGCTCGTTTCTCGCTTAATTGAAGGAGGATATCCAGACTATCAGGCGATTATTCCTAAAAAATATAAGACCCAGCTATTTTTGCCAAAAAATGAATTTTTAAATCAAGTTAAACTAGCCAGTCTTTTTAGTGGGAAAATAAACGAGGTCAAGTTTAAGATCGAAAAAAAGAAAGAAGGAATAGAAATTTTTAGCCAAGACCCTGACCTTGGAGAACATAGGTCTTTTCTTCCTGGGGAAATAAACGGTGAAGAAGTTACGGTTTCTTTTAATCACCGATTTCTTATTGATGGTCTTTTAAATATAAAAAGCAAAGACCTAATTTTTGAACTAAACGGCGAAGATGGGCCAGGCGCTTTAAAGCCAGTAGGAGACCAAAGTTATATTTATATTTTAATGCCTATAAAGGCAAGTTAA